The following is a genomic window from Levilactobacillus zymae.
CTGGTCTCAATCTCAACTAGCTGATAAATTAGGAGTATCTAAACAATCAGTTTCAAATTGGGAAACAAACCTAAAAACGCCCCGCATGGGAGCACTTCAAAAAATGTCAGATTTATTTGGCGTCAGCATTGGCCAGATAACTGACGGAGATAGGTTTGAAAATAATCTAATTCAGCAAACCGCTCAATTAATGCAAGGATTGCCTTATAGTAAGCAGCAAGAAGTATTTGATTTTGCCAAGAGTCGATTGACACTAAATGTTAATTCTAACATCATTAAGTTCCCTAAAGACGATGACACCCTCGAAATTACGGCCAGTGGTGTCCTCTCTGCTGGTGTGGGTGAGTTCCTTGATGATTCTACTAAGCCATTCACTGTAACCGTGCATAAGCCTGTTCCTAGCGATTATGACTATGCCTTCAAAATAAACGGCCACTCAATGGAGCCTGTTTACCAGGATAAGCAAGTTGTCTTCGTCAAGAAGGAAGACGATTACCGTGATGGTCAGATCATCGCCGCGGTTATGGACGGTTGCGCGTATCTGAAAAAGCTGTCAGTAGTTGATGGTGAGGCTACACTGGTATCATTAAATCCACAATATCCTAATATAAAGGTTGATAAAGAAACCGGCGTCAAAGTATTAGGCGTTGTGTTCTCATAAGTCCCCTACATGGGGACTTATCTTAGCACTTCAAAAGAACATACGTTTGATTAGCCGGGTGGTTGATCATAGGTCCGAGTCCTATGTAATCAGTCGAGTCACAACTTAAATATGGAGGTTGCTATTATGACAACGTTTGAATTAGAAGAATACTTGGAAGCACACAGCCAGATTGTTGATAATTTTCGAGATAAGTATGCTGCGTTCCTAAACGAACAAAACGCAGACCGCCCCACCAATAAAAAGTGGAGTAGTCTGCGCATTAAAAATGAGACCAGCAGTGCTGTCATCAAATTCACTAGCAATATCCAAGCCAAATTGAGTTCAGCCACGAAGCCTCGCCAGAGAAAATCTTATGATGGCTGGGTTGATTATATGGAACGCAATGAAACCATTGATAGCTTGGAAGAGTCCCTAATGGATCTGGAATTTATTTAAAAGGATGTTTTGTATCATCAAAAAATATGCAAATACCATGGATCGCACACTGTTCAGCCAGATGCCTACTGCCGTATTACGTATACAAAATTATATAATCAAGTTGAATATAAAAAAAGCCTGAATTTAAAAATTCAGGCTTTCTTACTATAAATTAATATTTACTATTAACCGAAGACACTAACGCTACCAGTGTTTTGGGTAGTAGAAGCACTACCTTTAACTGGAACTTCCTTAGCATTGTATAAAGCAAATACAGTACCATTAGTAGTGTAAGTACCAGCAAGACCAGAAGTTAACGTGTAGGTGGTGTGATAAAGTTGTGGTGAGAAAGTTTTCCCCTTCGCATATGGCTTAGTATGACCATTAGCATTAACAGCATCAGGAGAGTCAGAAGGAACCACATTACCCTTAGCATTCTTAGCATAAGGAACTGAGGTCAAAGTGTTGGCCTTGTTAATAGTCAAGAAGTTTTGAACGTCAGCAGCGGTGTAGTTAGCACCATTAGCGCCAGAGAAGGCAGCAGTTAACGTTGGGAACTTTACTTGGTAAACCAAATTAGCTTTATCTTTCAAAGTAGCATTAGAAGAGATCAACTTAACTGGTTTTTTAAGACCGTCTTGGTAGTATGCAGCGATGCTTTGAACAGCTTGAGCACCCTTAGTAACCGTTAAGCTAACTGTATCACCGGTCTTTGCAGCATACAAAGCAGCTTTGTTAGCAGCATTGCCTTCTGAGTAAGTATAACCGGTACCCTTTAATAGTGACTTACTCCATTTCTTAGTTGCCTTTTTAACCGCATCATAACCAACAGCAGTACCCTTAGCATTTGCCTTAGCAGTACCAACATTAGTGTTATTAGCGTTGTTTGCAGTCAACTTAGCTAAAGTAGTGGACTTTACAATCGTACCATCAGTAGCAACAAGGTTTACCTTAACATCAGTTGCTTGGTTGTAAATAGCGGAAGCATCAGTCGTAACGGCCTTGCTGTAGATCCAACCATTAACCGTAGGGTTTTGTTGGTCTTCAACGTAGTAGTATAATGAGCCTTCACGAGTCTTAGTTTCAGCCTTAGTGACCTTTAAAGTGTCACCGGCGAAAGGAGTGGTGTTCTTAACAACTTTAGAAGCACCAGACTTGTATTGAGTGTACTTAGGCGCAGTCCAGGTAACATGCTTAGTACCAGGATTAGTGAAACTAACAGTCTTACCAATCATGCTGTCAGTCGTGTTAGCAGTAGTCGTTTCAGCAGAAGTAATCCCGCCGCCGAACGTACCTTTAACCTTACCACCGTAAACATAACCACGGTACTTTTGGTCCATGGTTACAACACGGTAGTATACGGAACCACGGTTAGTAGTCTTAACACCGTAAGCACGGAAGTAGTTAGCGGACTTCTTGGAATCAGCTAAGTCCTTCATGGTTGCCTTAGAAGCAACAACCTTGGCACCCTTAACAGTACCTGGCTTAGTGTAAAGGGCGTGAGTACCATTAGCTTCTACGTTACGCTTAGTAGCGTCAGTAGTCAGCTTGCTGTAAGCACCGGCAGTTGCATAGCTCTTAGCACTTGCAGTAGTGGTAGTAACAGCTGAAAGACCAGCTAAACCTAACACTGCAGCGCCTACATAAATAGACTTTGCGAATGATGAACGCATAGATGAAAACCTCCTAATAATTTCTTTTTAGCAAAAACATTATGTAAATGTCCACAATCATTCTTGCTAACGGCAATTATAGCATACGTTACCAACTATGCCAAAAGAAAACTTTAACAAATTCACGAAAAAGTCATAATCACTAAAATAGTGCACAAAAAAACCCTTCAACAGGTCAGCGGAAGGGAAGAATCATGGAATTCATCTATGCAGGTACAATTATATCTTATATGTAGCAAAAAAGCAATGACGACGAAATGTTTGTAATAAAAAAGGACGCCCTGCTTGAAGGAGCGCCCAATCTTCAAAGAAGGAAAAAACCAACTCTAAAGAAATATCTTAATGTAGACTAACATCTATTTAATATAATGTCAATCAATTCACAATTAGAACACTACAACGGTGGTCGCCCAAGACGTTGATTCATCTCGTCACTAAAGTAACGAGTTTTCTCAACTGGCGCCACTTATAAAAAACTGAACTTAAAAGATCGTGAATGGACTTGCCCACAGTGCAGTAATCACCACATTCGCGATTGGAATGCTGCTAAAAACATTCTCAAAAAAGGCTTGGCAAGTGCTTAACTTGTTTGCCCGTCTGGCAACCTGCGGGCATAAAAGGCTTTGATAATTAGCACGTAAGACCTGCATGCAGGCAATTGCTGTATCTAAGCAAATTGTGGTCGTTGCACCGTTAGGTGCAGTTCTCACAAGCTTCCGACTTTAGTCGGGAGTGGTTGACTGCTTAACATGCTATGGCTGATAATACAATTAGCTATACCAATTTTTACTTTACATAAGGCGGCTTATCCCAAGTAACCCCCTCACTCCCTGATAAAACAACGATCCGTTATTTTGCCTTTGTGAAATTTGACGGGAGAGGAGTGGTCTAGATGAAAAATCCTCAATAAATCAGTAAACTCACTTTGTGAATTTAACCGCCTAAACTCCTAGACCATTGCACCAATCGTGCCTGACACCAGTCCAAAAAATCCCGTTCTGAAATCGTTGGTGTTCCCGTCAATAACTTTTTTGTGACGGGCTCCTCACCTAAAGCCGTCTCAATTAACCCAACCACTAAATAATCTGTCTGTTTCGTAACCCAATTTTGTGGTTTCGCCCCAAAGACTTTCGCCAAACTAAAAGCTTGATCCCGAGTCATGGTAGTTAGACGTCCGGTAAAAGCAATCTCACAATCTCTTAAATCAAGCATTTTAAATCATCAACTTTCTTGATTCTAATGTTGGTTTTGACTTGACGGGTTACGGTTTTCCATTCAGTTTAGAGGGAGTGACGTTTTGAGCGCAGAATTGTTCCCTGGAATCAGCTATTTGGAATAACTGAACCAGAGTACAATTCTGCTACTAAAAGTTTCCCCTTAGTTCGTCGGTCGTTAACGCCCGTCGCTTGTCTGTACAATTGCGGTATTGCTACCACCACTCATTATAAACCTACGTTTTCGGTTTAACCTACTAAAAAACGCCCTAGCAGGCGTTGGTAATACGTATTTTTATTTGTTCGATCACCAACTAATCAGTGGCACCAAGCCGAAGCTTCGTTTTACCACCCGCGCCGTTAATGGTCGCGCTCACCATTCACCACCCAGCCGTACAGATGACCTTGTTGTGGTATAGCCAGACTTATTGAAGTCGCCCTGGCAAACGTGTCCCCTTGGATTTAGACCCCAGCTTGTCCCCTAGGGCTTTAAAAATCGCACCAGCCATGATATAATAGTCAGTAACTTAGATGACTTTTATGTGGCGCTCACCGATTCCAGTCGGTGGGTGTTTTTTTATGTTCTATTTTATGTAACCAATATTACTCGTTGTTTGGTGATAAATCAACATTTCTTTTTATGTATCCTTGTATCCTTGTATCCTTGTATATTCATATCCTTGTATCTAAGTATCCTTGTATCCTTGTATCTAAGTATATTAGGATACTTGCAGTCAATCTTAATTTAACGGCTTTTGAGAAGAAATGTATCCTTGTATCCTTGTATCCAAGTATCTTTGTATGTTATTATCCTTGTATCCAAGTATCCTTGTATATTAGGATACTTAATTGGAGGTCAGTATAATGGGTGAAGTAATTACTTTTGGAAATTTTAAAGGTGGCACCGGTAAAACAACAAATGCCACGCTTACATGCCTGGCACTAGCTCGTGCTGGTAAAAAAACGCTATTAATTGATTTCGATCCTCAAGCAAACGCTACAGATATTTACTTTAAAACCGCGGCTAATTTAGGCCGCGATGATATTAAATTTAATCAAACCTTGCTTGCATCAATCCAAGAAGAGGACTTATCAAGATCGTTGGTTACTTTGGATAAAAACATTGACTTTATTCCATCAAGCGCAGATTTTTCATTGTACCCACGGATTATGGAAAAAAAGTTTAAAAATAATTATAAAGATAGAGTTACATATTTTAGCAAGCTACTTGCTTCACTAAAAGAAAAATATGATTTTGTGGTATTTGATTTGCCACCGACTATTTCCTTAATTTCTGATAGCGCCTTATACGCTTCAGATTGGGTTCTGATTATCCTTCAAACTCAAGAGCACAGTCTTCAGGGTGCCGAATCGTTTCTAAAATATATACAGGAACAGGTAATCGATGAATACGAGGCACCTAGTTTGAATTTACTCGGTATACTTCCTGTGCTATTAAAGAATGGGGCGCCTGTTGATCACAGCACATTAGAAGCAGCAGAAGAAGAATTTGGGAAAGAAAACATGTTAAAAACCCTAATTCGTAATATGGAAAGAATCAAAAGATATTCAATCAGAGGTGTATTTCTAAAAGATCAGTTCGATAAAAAAATAATTAGATTATACGATTCTGTGGCACAAGAAATTATTGAAAGGGCGGACTAGCATGGTGGAACTTTTACACAATCCTAACTCAAATAAAAGCAAAATAATTCCTAGAAAATCGGCGCCCCAGCCTCAAAAAGAAATTTCCATATCTTCTCTAAACGAATCAAACAAAACGAAGTCTAAACAAATAGATGGTGTTACTTTTGATACTACGCTCAGAATTGACAATCATCTAAAAAACTTTATGAAAGCTATGGTAATTTTAGGGTATAGCTCAACTCAACAAAACGGATTAGCCCAATTACAAAAAACTAAAAAAACTTTTTTTGAATCGTTAACTGAGTCTGAACAAAATACGCTTACGACTCAAATACAGACTTTGGAAACCGGCGATGCTAACAAAGTAAAAAGTAAATAATCACGTGCTCTCAGACAACGCGTTCAGCT
Proteins encoded in this region:
- a CDS encoding XRE family transcriptional regulator; protein product: MKPENEISSQIKVLRSKMGWSQSQLADKLGVSKQSVSNWETNLKTPRMGALQKMSDLFGVSIGQITDGDRFENNLIQQTAQLMQGLPYSKQQEVFDFAKSRLTLNVNSNIIKFPKDDDTLEITASGVLSAGVGEFLDDSTKPFTVTVHKPVPSDYDYAFKINGHSMEPVYQDKQVVFVKKEDDYRDGQIIAAVMDGCAYLKKLSVVDGEATLVSLNPQYPNIKVDKETGVKVLGVVFS
- a CDS encoding BRCT domain-containing protein, whose protein sequence is MLDLRDCEIAFTGRLTTMTRDQAFSLAKVFGAKPQNWVTKQTDYLVVGLIETALGEEPVTKKLLTGTPTISERDFLDWCQARLVQWSRSLGG
- a CDS encoding AAA family ATPase, whose translation is MGEVITFGNFKGGTGKTTNATLTCLALARAGKKTLLIDFDPQANATDIYFKTAANLGRDDIKFNQTLLASIQEEDLSRSLVTLDKNIDFIPSSADFSLYPRIMEKKFKNNYKDRVTYFSKLLASLKEKYDFVVFDLPPTISLISDSALYASDWVLIILQTQEHSLQGAESFLKYIQEQVIDEYEAPSLNLLGILPVLLKNGAPVDHSTLEAAEEEFGKENMLKTLIRNMERIKRYSIRGVFLKDQFDKKIIRLYDSVAQEIIERAD
- a CDS encoding DUF5388 domain-containing protein translates to MVELLHNPNSNKSKIIPRKSAPQPQKEISISSLNESNKTKSKQIDGVTFDTTLRIDNHLKNFMKAMVILGYSSTQQNGLAQLQKTKKTFFESLTESEQNTLTTQIQTLETGDANKVKSK